Proteins found in one Pseudomonas sp. P8_241 genomic segment:
- a CDS encoding pyrimidine/purine nucleoside phosphorylase has product MFKVNEYFDGTVKSIAFGTAEGPATIGVMAPGEYEFGTSQREIMHVVSGALTVKLPDSSDWETFAAGSQFNVPANSKFQLKVAVDTAYLCEYRG; this is encoded by the coding sequence ATGTTTAAAGTCAACGAGTACTTCGACGGCACCGTCAAGTCGATCGCCTTTGGCACCGCAGAAGGTCCCGCGACCATCGGCGTCATGGCTCCGGGCGAATACGAATTCGGCACCAGCCAGCGTGAAATCATGCATGTGGTGAGCGGTGCACTGACAGTCAAACTGCCAGACAGCAGCGATTGGGAAACCTTCGCCGCCGGTAGCCAGTTCAACGTGCCTGCCAACAGCAAGTTCCAGCTCAAAGTGGCCGTCGACACCGCTTACCTGTGCGAATACCGCGGCTAA
- a CDS encoding enoyl-CoA hydratase/isomerase family protein, giving the protein MNNLPVCQTLLLELHNGVLHITLNRPESRNAMSLQMVTELRSVLASVRDKPGVRALVIGGVGGHFCAGGDLKDLANARAQGPNAHRDLNRVFGALLQEMQHTPQVVITVLQGAVLGGGLGLACVSDIAMADHSAQFGLPETSLGLLPAQIVPFVVQRIGLTQARRLALTAARFDGIQARRMGLVHFVEHDPQTLAERLDEVLAHVLCCAPGANAATKKLLLASAGQPSDALLDQAAQWFSEAVTGPEGVEGTMAFLQKRKPGWAS; this is encoded by the coding sequence ATGAACAACCTGCCGGTTTGCCAAACCCTGCTGCTGGAGCTGCACAACGGCGTGTTGCACATCACCCTCAACCGGCCGGAAAGTCGCAACGCCATGAGCCTGCAAATGGTCACCGAATTACGTTCGGTGCTGGCCTCGGTACGCGATAAGCCAGGGGTTCGCGCACTGGTGATTGGTGGCGTCGGTGGGCACTTCTGTGCCGGCGGCGACCTCAAGGACCTGGCCAACGCCCGCGCTCAGGGTCCCAATGCCCACCGCGATTTGAACCGGGTGTTCGGTGCGCTGCTGCAAGAGATGCAACACACGCCGCAAGTGGTGATCACGGTGCTGCAAGGCGCTGTATTGGGCGGTGGTTTAGGACTGGCGTGTGTCAGCGATATCGCCATGGCCGATCATTCAGCGCAATTCGGCCTGCCGGAAACCAGCCTCGGCCTGTTGCCCGCGCAGATCGTGCCGTTCGTGGTGCAACGCATCGGCCTGACCCAGGCCCGGCGACTGGCCCTGACAGCGGCCCGTTTCGATGGTATCCAGGCGCGGCGGATGGGGCTGGTGCATTTTGTGGAACACGATCCACAGACGCTGGCCGAGCGCCTCGACGAGGTCTTGGCCCATGTGTTGTGTTGTGCTCCGGGGGCCAACGCGGCAACCAAGAAGCTCTTGTTGGCGAGTGCAGGACAACCGTCGGACGCCCTGCTCGATCAAGCGGCCCAATGGTTCAGCGAAGCGGTGACCGGGCCTGAAGGGGTCGAAGGAACGATGGCCTTCTTGCAAAAACGTAAACCGGGGTGGGCTTCTTGA
- the atuD gene encoding citronellyl-CoA dehydrogenase, translated as MIFTQEHEALRRTVRQFVEHEINPHVDEWEKAGRFPIHEIFRKAGDLGLLGISKPEKFGGMGLDYSYSIVAAEEFGTIHCGGIPMSIGVQTDMCTPALARFGSDELRDEFLRPAISGEQVGCIGVSEVGAGSDVAGLKTCARKDGDDYVINGSKMWITNSPSADFICLLANTSDDKPHINKSLIMVPMNAPGITLSSHLDKLGMRSSETAQVFFDNVRVPQRNRVGHEGAGFMMQMLQFQEERLFGAANMIKGLEYCVDSTIEYCKERKTFGNALIDNQVIHFRLAELQTEIECLRALVYQATEQYVKGQDVTRLASMAKLKAGRLGREVSDSCLQYWGGMGFMWDNPVARAYRDVRLVSIGGGADEIMLGIICKLMGILPGKKQ; from the coding sequence ATGATCTTCACCCAGGAACACGAAGCGCTGCGCCGCACGGTGCGCCAATTCGTCGAGCACGAGATCAATCCGCACGTCGATGAATGGGAAAAAGCCGGGCGCTTCCCCATCCACGAAATATTCCGCAAGGCCGGCGACCTCGGCTTGCTGGGCATTTCCAAACCGGAAAAATTCGGTGGCATGGGGCTCGACTACAGCTACTCGATTGTCGCTGCCGAGGAGTTCGGCACCATCCATTGCGGCGGCATCCCGATGTCCATCGGCGTGCAGACCGACATGTGCACCCCTGCGCTGGCCCGTTTCGGTTCCGATGAGTTGCGCGACGAGTTCCTGCGCCCGGCCATCAGCGGCGAGCAGGTCGGTTGCATTGGCGTTTCCGAAGTCGGTGCCGGTTCAGACGTGGCCGGGCTGAAAACCTGCGCACGCAAGGACGGCGACGACTACGTGATCAACGGCAGCAAGATGTGGATCACCAACTCGCCGAGCGCCGACTTCATCTGCTTGCTGGCCAACACCTCGGACGACAAACCGCACATCAACAAGTCACTGATCATGGTGCCGATGAACGCGCCGGGCATCACCCTCAGCTCGCATCTGGACAAACTCGGCATGCGCAGCTCGGAAACCGCCCAGGTGTTTTTCGACAACGTGCGCGTGCCACAGCGCAACCGCGTCGGCCATGAAGGTGCGGGGTTCATGATGCAGATGTTGCAGTTTCAGGAAGAACGCCTGTTCGGCGCCGCCAATATGATCAAGGGCCTGGAGTACTGCGTCGACAGCACCATCGAGTATTGCAAGGAACGTAAAACCTTCGGCAATGCGCTGATCGACAACCAGGTTATCCATTTTCGCCTGGCCGAGCTGCAGACCGAAATCGAATGCCTGCGCGCGCTGGTCTACCAGGCCACCGAGCAATACGTCAAAGGCCAGGACGTTACGCGGCTGGCGTCCATGGCCAAGCTCAAGGCCGGGCGGCTGGGGCGCGAAGTCAGCGACAGTTGCCTGCAATACTGGGGCGGCATGGGTTTCATGTGGGACAACCCGGTGGCCCGCGCCTATCGTGATGTACGGCTGGTATCGATTGGCGGTGGTGCCGACGAAATCATGCTGGGGATCATCTGCAAACTCATGGGTATCCTGCCGGGGAAAAAGCAATGA
- the atuC gene encoding geranyl-CoA carboxylase subunit beta, whose product MPVIQSQLDPHSEQFAQNRAAMLNAVEQVRTLEQNLLTKAAEAKPKFEKRGQVLPRERLNLLLDPGAPFLELASLAGYKLHDDKDGSSAGGGLIAGIGYVAGVRVLVVANNSAIKGGTISPSGLKKSLRLQQIAMENKLPVITLAESGGANLNYAAEIFVEGARSFANQARMSAMGLPQITVVHGSATAGGAYQPGLSDYVVVVRGKAKLFLAGPPLLKAATGEVATDEELGGAEMHAQTAGTAEYLAENDADGVHQVREIVSLLSWNDQLPWRPEAQWAEPLYPIDELLGLIPDDPKKPYDVREIIARIADGSNFLDFKVEFDQQTVCGHLKIQGRTCGFIGNNGPITPKGASKAAQFIQLCDQSQTPLLFFHNTTGFMVGTESEQQGVIKHGAKMIQAVANARVPKLTIVVGGSYGAGNYAMCGRGLDPRFIFAWPNSRTAVMGGAQAGKVLRIVTEAKQANDGLVPDPKMLDMLEQVTAQKLDSQSTALYCSANLWDDGLIDPRDTRTLLGYLLDICHEAEVRSLQTNSFGVSRF is encoded by the coding sequence ATGCCGGTGATTCAGTCGCAACTCGATCCCCATAGCGAACAGTTCGCGCAGAACCGTGCGGCGATGTTGAACGCTGTAGAGCAGGTCCGCACCCTTGAACAGAACCTGCTGACCAAGGCTGCCGAAGCCAAGCCGAAGTTCGAGAAACGCGGCCAGGTATTGCCCCGCGAGCGCCTCAATCTTTTACTCGATCCCGGCGCGCCGTTCCTCGAACTGGCCAGTCTGGCCGGCTACAAACTGCACGATGACAAGGACGGCAGCTCTGCCGGTGGCGGCCTGATCGCCGGCATCGGTTACGTTGCGGGCGTGCGGGTGCTGGTGGTGGCGAACAACAGTGCGATCAAGGGCGGAACCATTTCCCCCAGCGGTCTGAAAAAATCCCTGCGCCTGCAACAGATCGCCATGGAAAACAAACTGCCAGTGATCACCCTCGCCGAAAGCGGCGGCGCCAACCTCAATTACGCAGCGGAGATTTTCGTCGAAGGCGCGCGCAGCTTTGCCAACCAGGCGCGGATGTCGGCGATGGGCCTGCCACAGATCACCGTGGTGCACGGCTCTGCCACTGCAGGCGGCGCGTATCAACCTGGATTGTCGGACTACGTGGTGGTGGTACGCGGCAAGGCCAAATTGTTTTTGGCAGGCCCGCCGCTGCTCAAGGCGGCCACCGGTGAAGTCGCGACCGATGAGGAACTGGGCGGCGCCGAGATGCACGCCCAAACCGCCGGCACCGCCGAGTACCTGGCGGAAAACGACGCCGACGGTGTGCATCAGGTGCGCGAGATCGTCAGCCTGCTGTCGTGGAACGATCAACTGCCCTGGCGACCTGAAGCACAATGGGCAGAGCCGCTCTACCCTATCGACGAACTGCTGGGGCTGATCCCGGACGACCCGAAAAAACCTTACGACGTGCGCGAAATCATCGCCCGTATCGCCGATGGTTCGAACTTCCTCGACTTCAAGGTCGAGTTCGATCAGCAGACCGTCTGCGGTCATCTGAAAATCCAGGGTCGAACCTGTGGTTTCATCGGTAACAACGGCCCGATCACGCCCAAAGGTGCGAGCAAGGCAGCGCAGTTCATTCAGCTGTGTGACCAGAGCCAGACACCGCTGCTGTTTTTTCACAACACCACCGGGTTCATGGTCGGCACCGAATCGGAACAACAAGGCGTGATCAAGCATGGCGCCAAGATGATTCAAGCGGTGGCCAACGCCCGAGTACCGAAACTGACCATCGTCGTCGGTGGTTCCTATGGTGCCGGCAACTATGCTATGTGCGGGCGTGGCCTTGACCCGCGCTTCATCTTCGCCTGGCCCAACAGCCGCACCGCGGTGATGGGCGGTGCCCAGGCAGGCAAGGTGCTGCGCATCGTCACCGAGGCCAAACAGGCCAATGATGGATTGGTGCCCGACCCGAAAATGCTCGACATGCTGGAACAGGTCACCGCGCAGAAACTCGACAGCCAGTCCACGGCGCTCTACTGCAGCGCCAATCTGTGGGACGACGGCCTTATCGACCCGCGAGATACCCGGACGTTGCTCGGTTATTTACTCGATATCTGCCACGAAGCTGAAGTGCGGTCGCTTCAAACCAACAGTTTTGGCGTTTCGCGTTTTTGA
- a CDS encoding MOSC domain-containing protein, whose translation MLRLSALYRYPLKSARGEILQQVGLDKLGLDGDRRWMLVDEPSGRFLTQRAVAKMSQLSALWNAQGGLTLNAPGQLSMDVALPGSDAELRGVTIWRDTLRVPDAGDAAAAWVSDFIGKPTRLVQVPLERARTTQAGFGNEDDQVAFADGFPLLLIGQASLDNLSQQVGRPMEMLRFRPNLVIEGSDAFAEDGWKRIRIGEIEFRLVKPCSRCILTTIDPQTGDRSIDREPFATLQKYRSTADGAMFGQNLVNDGNGRLEVGMPVEILE comes from the coding sequence ATGTTGCGTCTGAGTGCGCTTTATCGTTATCCGTTGAAATCCGCCAGGGGCGAAATCTTGCAACAGGTCGGCCTCGACAAATTGGGGCTGGACGGAGATCGACGCTGGATGCTGGTCGATGAGCCCAGTGGTCGCTTCCTGACCCAGCGCGCGGTGGCGAAAATGAGTCAACTGTCGGCCCTGTGGAACGCGCAAGGCGGATTGACCCTCAATGCGCCGGGCCAATTGTCGATGGATGTGGCGTTGCCCGGCAGTGACGCAGAGCTGCGTGGCGTGACGATCTGGCGTGACACCTTGCGTGTTCCCGATGCCGGTGATGCGGCGGCGGCCTGGGTCAGCGATTTCATCGGTAAACCGACACGTCTGGTGCAGGTGCCACTGGAGCGGGCACGAACCACCCAGGCGGGCTTCGGTAATGAGGATGATCAAGTGGCGTTCGCCGATGGTTTTCCGCTGTTGTTGATCGGCCAGGCCTCTTTGGACAACTTGTCACAGCAGGTCGGGCGCCCGATGGAGATGTTGCGTTTCAGGCCGAATCTGGTGATCGAGGGCAGCGACGCCTTCGCCGAGGATGGCTGGAAGCGCATTCGTATTGGCGAGATCGAGTTCCGCTTGGTCAAGCCGTGCTCTCGCTGCATTCTGACCACCATTGACCCGCAAACCGGCGATCGCAGCATTGATCGAGAACCCTTTGCGACATTGCAGAAATACCGCTCCACAGCAGACGGTGCAATGTTCGGCCAGAACCTGGTCAACGATGGCAATGGCCGACTTGAAGTCGGCATGCCGGTCGAGATTCTCGAATAG
- a CDS encoding acyclic terpene utilization AtuA family protein has translation MQRISPETIRIGCASAFWGDTSTAAAQLVEHGHLDYLVFDYLAEITLSIMAGARMKDPQAGYAGDFIEVLSPLLSHLAEQKIRVISNAGGINPKACAAALQAACDKAGVTLKIAVLLGDDLQPQFKQLSSLGIHEMFNGAPLPSICVSTNAYLGAPGIVEALRLGADIIITGRVVDSAVVSAALVHEFGWSWHDYDKLAQAALAGHIIECGAQCTGGNFTDWREVPDYEHIGFPIVEVSADSQFVVSKPQGSGGLITPLTVGEQMLYEIGDPRAYLLPDVVCDFTQVKLQQQGKNAVRVHGAKGLPPTAQYKVSATYPDGYRCTASCLIAGIDAFAKARRVSDAIINKTSEMFSQRGWAPFSEVNIELLGSEATYGPHGQRQDTREVVIKLAVRHPNKQALIMFSREIAQAATGMAPGLTGIVGGRPTVYPLIRLFSFLIDKTACTLDIDFMGRRHPCALPALDALDTHDLPVPVEPPKPDGRADASVALIKLAVARSGDKGNHSNIGVMAREPEYLPWIAEALTPEVIVDWMSHVLDPVFGRVERWYLPASHSLNFLLENALGGGGIASLRIDPQGKAFAQQLLEIQIPVPQRIADQVK, from the coding sequence ATGCAACGGATTTCGCCTGAAACGATTCGTATCGGTTGTGCCAGTGCCTTCTGGGGCGACACCTCGACAGCGGCCGCGCAACTGGTGGAGCACGGGCATCTGGACTATCTGGTCTTTGATTACCTGGCAGAAATCACTCTGTCCATCATGGCCGGTGCACGAATGAAAGATCCCCAAGCGGGTTATGCGGGTGACTTCATTGAAGTCCTCAGCCCCCTGCTTTCACACCTGGCCGAACAAAAAATTCGCGTCATCAGCAATGCCGGTGGAATCAACCCGAAAGCGTGCGCCGCCGCGCTGCAAGCTGCCTGCGACAAGGCCGGCGTGACGCTGAAAATCGCTGTGCTGCTGGGGGATGACCTGCAACCGCAGTTCAAACAACTCAGTAGCCTCGGCATTCATGAAATGTTCAACGGCGCGCCATTGCCATCGATATGCGTATCGACCAATGCCTATCTGGGTGCGCCAGGCATTGTCGAGGCTTTGCGTCTGGGGGCGGACATCATCATCACGGGGCGAGTGGTCGACAGCGCGGTGGTCAGCGCCGCCCTGGTGCATGAATTCGGCTGGTCGTGGCATGACTACGACAAACTGGCCCAGGCGGCACTGGCCGGGCACATCATCGAATGTGGCGCCCAGTGCACTGGCGGCAATTTCACCGATTGGCGCGAGGTACCCGATTACGAGCACATCGGTTTCCCGATCGTCGAAGTCAGCGCCGACAGTCAGTTTGTTGTCAGCAAACCGCAAGGCTCCGGCGGCTTGATCACGCCGCTGACCGTCGGCGAACAAATGCTCTATGAGATCGGTGACCCACGGGCCTATCTGCTGCCCGATGTGGTCTGCGATTTCACTCAAGTAAAACTGCAGCAACAAGGCAAGAACGCGGTCCGGGTCCACGGCGCGAAAGGCTTGCCGCCGACCGCTCAGTACAAGGTCAGCGCGACGTACCCGGACGGCTATCGCTGCACCGCCAGCTGCCTGATCGCCGGCATCGATGCATTCGCCAAGGCACGGCGCGTCAGCGACGCGATCATTAACAAGACATCGGAAATGTTCAGCCAGCGGGGTTGGGCACCCTTCAGCGAAGTGAACATCGAACTGCTCGGCAGCGAGGCTACTTATGGCCCCCACGGCCAGCGCCAGGACACTCGCGAAGTGGTGATCAAACTCGCCGTGCGCCATCCGAACAAACAGGCATTGATCATGTTCTCCCGGGAAATCGCTCAGGCCGCCACCGGCATGGCGCCGGGGCTGACCGGGATTGTCGGTGGCCGGCCGACGGTGTATCCGCTGATCCGGCTGTTCTCGTTCCTGATCGACAAAACCGCCTGCACGCTGGACATTGATTTCATGGGCCGTCGTCACCCGTGTGCCCTGCCCGCCCTGGACGCGCTCGACACCCACGACTTGCCCGTACCGGTCGAGCCACCCAAACCCGATGGTCGTGCCGACGCCAGCGTGGCCTTGATCAAACTCGCGGTCGCGCGCTCCGGCGACAAGGGCAACCACAGCAATATCGGCGTCATGGCCCGCGAGCCCGAATACCTGCCGTGGATCGCCGAAGCCTTGACCCCGGAAGTGATCGTCGACTGGATGAGCCATGTCCTCGACCCGGTGTTCGGGCGCGTTGAACGCTGGTATTTGCCCGCCAGCCACAGCCTGAATTTTCTGCTGGAGAACGCCCTCGGTGGCGGCGGCATCGCCAGCCTGCGGATCGACCCGCAAGGCAAGGCCTTCGCCCAGCAATTGCTGGAAATCCAGATTCCGGTGCCGCAGCGCATCGCCGACCAGGTCAAGTAG
- a CDS encoding exonuclease domain-containing protein — MPHWLVIDLEATTDEGGWPITEMEIIEIGATLVDSKGRELDHFQRFVRPLRRPLLTPFCRDLTHITQTNIDTAHPLGEVWPAFERWLGQHHTRLEGWVSWGDYDRKQLLQEWQRLQLDSVLANVPHMNLKQRFAKARRLERPLGLNGALQLAGLQFTGQQHRALEDARNTARLLPLVLPL; from the coding sequence ATGCCTCACTGGCTGGTCATCGATCTGGAAGCCACCACCGATGAGGGTGGCTGGCCGATAACGGAAATGGAAATCATCGAAATCGGCGCGACCCTGGTGGATAGCAAGGGGCGGGAGCTGGATCACTTCCAGCGTTTCGTCCGGCCGTTGCGGAGGCCCTTGCTGACGCCTTTTTGTCGGGATTTAACGCACATCACCCAAACCAACATCGATACCGCGCACCCGCTGGGCGAGGTCTGGCCAGCCTTTGAGCGCTGGCTTGGCCAACACCATACGCGCCTTGAAGGCTGGGTCAGCTGGGGCGATTACGACCGCAAACAATTACTGCAGGAGTGGCAACGACTGCAACTCGACAGCGTATTGGCCAACGTACCCCACATGAACCTCAAGCAGCGGTTTGCCAAGGCAAGGCGACTCGAACGTCCACTCGGGCTCAATGGCGCCCTGCAACTGGCAGGCCTGCAGTTCACCGGCCAGCAACACCGTGCGCTGGAAGATGCGCGCAATACTGCACGGCTTTTGCCGTTGGTTCTTCCGCTTTAG
- a CDS encoding acetyl/propionyl/methylcrotonyl-CoA carboxylase subunit alpha: MSGLKKILIANRGEIACRIQRTAQALGYRTVAVFSDADTDALHVQMADEAVNIGPAPVQHSYLNIPAIIDAARRTGADAIHPGYGFLSENAAFARACQAAGLTFIGPSPEAIELMGSKRLSKIAMIEAGVPCITGYQGAQQDDASLSREAERIGYPLMIKASAGGGGRGMRLVHDAASLLEQIRTARSEALNGFGNDELILEQALIEPRHVEIQLFGDQHGNLIYLGERDCSIQRRHQKIIEEAPCPVMTTELRQAMGEAALKAGRAVNYVGAGTVEFLLDAHGRFYFLEMNTRLQVEHPVTELITGLDLVAWQLKVAEGQALPLRQEQVQLNGHAMEARLYAEDPAQGFLPQTGQVTAWEPALQDGVRIDHGLIEGHTVSPFYDPMLGKIIAHGATRDEARRKLLRAVQDSVLLGLHGNQRLLTSLLEHPQFASGEFSTGFIPQHFAEHACLHAHVPSAEQLAVAAALFYQASTMTHPAPLAGWRNNASVPLHYRMGLEDQDWSVQLNAVPGEPLRIQAASQQINLKIIQCDGRWATLEIDGIRQRHAYRLVTGQLWLFTRPGSLRLEDRTQAPVSTQASISTGTLKAPMDGAIVDVLVREGSSVTKGQLLVVLEAMKMEHPLRSGIDGVLKRLQVQVGDQVKNRQILLEVE; the protein is encoded by the coding sequence ATGTCCGGACTCAAAAAAATCCTCATCGCCAACCGCGGTGAAATCGCCTGCCGCATCCAGCGCACCGCGCAGGCGCTGGGCTATCGCACGGTCGCTGTATTTAGCGATGCCGACACCGATGCGCTGCATGTGCAGATGGCGGACGAAGCGGTCAACATCGGCCCGGCCCCGGTGCAACATTCTTATCTGAACATTCCGGCAATCATCGACGCGGCTCGTCGCACAGGAGCGGACGCGATCCATCCTGGCTACGGCTTTCTCTCGGAAAACGCCGCGTTCGCCCGCGCCTGCCAGGCAGCGGGTCTCACCTTCATCGGCCCCAGCCCCGAAGCCATCGAATTGATGGGCAGCAAGCGCCTGTCGAAAATCGCCATGATTGAAGCCGGAGTGCCGTGCATCACCGGCTATCAAGGTGCACAACAGGATGACGCAAGCCTGAGCCGTGAAGCCGAGCGAATCGGCTATCCGCTGATGATCAAGGCCAGTGCCGGCGGCGGCGGTCGTGGCATGCGTCTGGTGCACGACGCAGCAAGCCTGCTTGAGCAGATTCGCACCGCGCGCTCTGAAGCCTTGAATGGCTTTGGCAACGATGAACTGATACTCGAACAAGCCTTGATCGAGCCTCGTCACGTCGAGATTCAACTGTTCGGCGATCAGCACGGCAACCTGATTTACCTTGGTGAACGCGATTGTTCGATCCAGCGTCGCCACCAGAAAATCATCGAAGAAGCACCCTGCCCGGTCATGACCACCGAATTGCGTCAGGCCATGGGTGAAGCGGCCCTCAAAGCCGGGCGAGCAGTAAATTATGTCGGCGCCGGCACGGTGGAATTTCTGCTGGACGCGCACGGCCGGTTTTACTTCCTGGAGATGAACACCCGGTTGCAAGTGGAGCATCCGGTCACCGAACTGATTACTGGATTAGACCTGGTTGCCTGGCAGCTGAAAGTGGCCGAAGGGCAAGCGCTGCCACTGCGTCAGGAGCAGGTGCAACTCAACGGGCACGCCATGGAAGCGCGCCTGTATGCAGAAGACCCTGCGCAAGGTTTCCTGCCGCAGACCGGACAGGTCACGGCGTGGGAACCGGCATTGCAGGATGGCGTGCGAATCGACCATGGTCTGATCGAAGGCCACACCGTCAGCCCGTTCTATGACCCGATGTTAGGCAAGATCATCGCTCACGGCGCCACGCGCGACGAGGCGCGGCGCAAGTTGTTGCGGGCGGTGCAAGACAGCGTGCTGCTGGGCTTGCACGGCAATCAGCGTTTGCTCACCAGTCTGCTGGAGCATCCGCAATTTGCCAGCGGCGAATTCAGCACCGGGTTCATCCCCCAACATTTTGCCGAGCATGCCTGTCTACATGCCCACGTGCCGAGCGCCGAACAATTGGCCGTTGCCGCGGCGCTGTTTTATCAGGCGTCGACGATGACGCACCCCGCTCCGCTGGCCGGTTGGCGCAACAACGCCAGCGTGCCGCTGCACTATCGTATGGGGCTGGAGGATCAAGACTGGTCGGTGCAATTGAACGCCGTACCGGGTGAGCCATTGCGGATTCAAGCCGCCAGTCAGCAGATTAATCTGAAGATCATCCAGTGCGACGGGCGCTGGGCCACCCTGGAAATCGACGGCATTCGCCAGCGTCATGCTTATCGTCTGGTGACCGGGCAACTTTGGCTGTTCACCCGGCCGGGCAGTTTGCGGTTGGAGGATCGCACCCAAGCGCCGGTCAGCACTCAGGCCAGTATCAGCACCGGCACCCTCAAGGCCCCCATGGATGGAGCGATTGTCGATGTACTGGTCAGAGAAGGCAGTTCTGTGACCAAAGGGCAACTGCTGGTGGTACTGGAAGCCATGAAAATGGAGCACCCGCTCAGGTCCGGCATCGACGGCGTGCTCAAGCGCTTGCAGGTACAGGTCGGCGATCAAGTCAAAAACCGCCAGATTCTGCTGGAGGTCGAATAA
- a CDS encoding SDR family oxidoreductase: MAYDSIFKADLFAGQNIIVTGGGSGIGRCTAHELAALGAHVLLVGRKSEKLKTVAAEISDDGGKADWAACDIRDEEAVTHLVSELIRRHGPIHGLVNNAGGQYPCALSSINQKGFETVMRTNLVGGFLMAREVFNQSMSKHGGAIVNMLADMWGGMPGMGHSGAARSGMDNLTKTAAFEWGYAGVRVNAVAPGWIASSGMDTYEGAFKAVIPTLREHVPLKRIGTESEVSAAIVFLLSPAAAFVSGSTLRIDGAASLGGRAWPIHKATNSESYNGFHRAYLPDVLRDKE; this comes from the coding sequence ATGGCCTACGATTCGATTTTCAAAGCCGATCTGTTTGCTGGCCAAAACATCATTGTCACCGGTGGCGGCAGTGGCATCGGCCGCTGCACGGCCCACGAACTGGCCGCCCTCGGCGCCCACGTGCTGCTGGTCGGACGCAAATCCGAAAAGCTCAAAACCGTTGCGGCGGAAATTTCCGATGACGGTGGCAAAGCCGATTGGGCGGCTTGCGATATACGCGACGAAGAAGCTGTCACGCACCTGGTCAGCGAGCTGATCCGCCGGCACGGCCCCATTCATGGCTTGGTCAATAACGCTGGCGGACAGTACCCCTGCGCCCTTTCGTCGATCAATCAAAAAGGCTTCGAAACCGTGATGCGCACCAACCTGGTCGGCGGTTTCCTGATGGCCCGGGAAGTGTTCAATCAGTCCATGAGCAAGCACGGCGGCGCCATCGTCAACATGCTGGCCGACATGTGGGGCGGCATGCCCGGAATGGGGCACTCCGGTGCTGCGCGTTCGGGCATGGATAACCTGACCAAGACCGCCGCGTTCGAATGGGGTTACGCCGGCGTGCGAGTCAATGCCGTGGCGCCAGGCTGGATTGCTTCCAGCGGCATGGACACCTACGAAGGTGCCTTCAAGGCCGTGATCCCGACCTTGCGAGAACACGTGCCGCTCAAACGCATCGGGACAGAATCGGAAGTCAGCGCGGCGATTGTTTTCCTGCTCAGCCCAGCGGCTGCATTTGTCAGCGGCAGCACATTACGCATCGACGGAGCCGCCAGCCTCGGCGGGCGCGCGTGGCCGATCCACAAGGCGACCAACAGTGAGTCTTACAACGGTTTCCACCGTGCCTACCTTCCCGATGTCCTCAGGGACAAGGAATAA